The genomic interval GTTAATCCACAACAGGACACTCTTGGTGTAGTAGGGCTATAGAGAAATAGCTTGGAAGAACCTGCTTGAAGTTGTTCACTGCATAAAGACTCCTGTCTACCCCATACAGTCAGTAAGACTAACATGGTTAAGACTAAAGAGCTGTCCAAAGACAAAATGGTAGAGCTCCACAAGGATGGAAAGGGCTACGGGGCAATTGCCAATCAGCTTGGTGAAAAAAGATCAACTGTTGGAGCGATTATTAAAAAATGGAAGAAGCTAAACATGACTGTCACTCTCTCTCGGACTGGGGCTCCACGCAAGGTATCACCTGGTGGCGTATCAATGATCCTAAGAAAGGTGAGTGGAAAAGGGGAACCattggttggatcctccaggcagcttcTAGCCACGAttgagatggacaaagaactttGCAGCTGAAGAAAAGCCGGGGCCatggagccgaagactgtccggtgcatggggaccaacccgtcggCCCCGCAacatgtggcttcaaatcgcacatGTAATTGCGATTTCAGCTGATTCCAGCTGATTCCAGCACATCAGCTGGAATCAGACCCCAAAGATGAAGACCAAGGCAAAGATAAAGACCTGGTGCCTTCCTTTCATGAGGTTGACTCGTCTACATCTCAACGGACCAGAAAGATTATGAGACAAGATGAAGGGAGCTTCAGAGCCGCAAGACAAGAAGCTGAGGAACGCTACACACATGAGGAAGTCACCCTAAGACCCGAGACCTGTCGCTTTAAATCAATACTCTTCCTGCCAGcacccaagtcctgtgtgacctcaccatccatgcagAGACgaaagctcatcagacctacagatattcctgccttcatcgatccatttcctcctcctgctgcagcaccttcttcatcatcaagccaggtctggggtttgaaacaccaaactctgtCCGTCTcactcaaaggttccttttttagttctcagtgtcagcagtagggaaagatagactagatgattgattttacttatttgattatttctgctactgaattaagctgtactgacccttgcaaaaatgccttaataataaaatatttagcataaagaaaatctaaaagatgttgtggacattcagttaatgagtcaccttaaagttctttgatggttgtaaaatagctgtgatgtttgattctggagaggaaaaagtggaaaaatgtttttaggttgctggtagcccatagtaaaacaacatccttgggactcgctgagtcactaaaaccaacctggttcaGTAACAAGAGCAAGTTgtaataaagagaaagaactgacgttaacaggtgtgctctgtgaaactagttggctgcaggctgctcagtctggctgattcacagggggaagaaggttgGGGCATCTGAATGAAGGttgtcagaaaccaggcgaatcgtttctcgacgCCAGCGTTAAActgagtttacttcagttctgggcagggtaaatcccagcagatttaggaaactcaattcaCTCTTTAgacggagagctggtagcacatctcccctctcagaagaggaagtagagagagagaaggggggtTGCAGCGACAACATACCATAACTGTtggaataatattttctttgctgTCTTCTGCAGGAGACATGCACAGTAGAGTGGCTGCTGACGCAACTATTCTACATCAGCAGAATGACGTAAAATGGTCATTCTGCTGATCATTTAGTTGTGTGTCAGTTGCAGGAAACCCAAACTtagaaattatattcaaattgaGGATGTGTTTAAACTGTTAAGTTAAATATGAACAGAAGACAAAGATCTCTGGAGAAAATAGAGCTGGAAAACAAAGGGTGTTTTTTGTGAGCTTAATGTGgttaagagttttattttgtagttcaATATTCTCTGTATTATGATTCGACGAATAATCTGCTTATGAAGACGCAACAGAAAGACCCTGATCTGTTCTGGCTGTCAGAAGCTCATATCTTAGTTGGCTTATTGAATGAAGATATCtttattttagcaacatttaTTGAACATAAGGACAGAGTTTTGAATcctttattgtatattttagttatggaattgaattatttaaatgttttatatctgGGAAGATTGCTCAGCAGCCATCTTGGTGTCATTCTAGTTCTATGTTATTTATAATGACCAACAGGATGTATTATTGACTTGGATTTCCTCTTGCActacttaaaatacaaaagaataGCTTTTCAATTCTTTCCTGAATACTCATTGTAAATATAACCCTTGACAGTGACATGTCAGAGGGTGATGATCAGCCTTGAtcatatatttaaaagtattttagacggtttttgagaataaaatttAGTGATGGACTGTCAGACCAACAATAacgtaaacaaaaacaatagaaatcTCTCACATTTTTACTGAAGTCTATAGTTACATCATTTATCTGGGAGGGTATTTCATAAAGTTAAACTTATAAAggttaataattttaaatatccctTATTAGTTCTTTCAAGCCAAATGATATTTAAGTAGAAGGTTGCTTTTTGTTCTGACAGTAATGCAgcttaaacaaatgaaagatttggaaaattattttgttactCTCCTTCTAACTcctcatttatttaatatttttcctaaCAGAACCAGTGGATCCAGTTCTCAGGATGGTTCTTCTGGGAAAAACTGGAGCTGGAAAGAGTGCAACAGGAAACACGATCTtaggaaaaaaagtatttaaatctttgtcctcatcttcatcactgacactgaaaaatgagaaaaaatcaGGAGAATTCGAAGGCCAAACTCTGGAAGTGGTAGATACTCCAGGTTTCTTTAACACAAAAGGTGAGCCACTAAAGGTGATGGCTGAGATCACTAAATGCATCTCGCTGTCTGATCCGGGTCCTCATGTGTTCCTGGTGGTGATCCAGCCAACCAGATTTACACGAGAAGATGAAGAAACAGTCAAGATCATCCGGAatcattttggagaaaaatcagTCTGTTACAACATGGTGCTGTTCACTCATGGAGATGATCTGGAGGATGAAGATGTCTCCATTGACAACATTATTGAAAACAACGAGACTCtccatgacatcatcagtcaGTGTGGAGGAGGATATCACGTCTTCAACAACAGAAACAAGGATCCATCTCAGGTCAGAGAGCTGCTGGATAAGATCAACAGGATGGTTCACAAAAATGGAGGAATCTGCTACACCAAAGAGATGCTGGAAGAAGCTCAGAGAATTAAAAGAGAGGAACTCCGGATTGTCCTGGTGGGAAAAACTGGAGCTGGGAAAAGTGCAGCTGGAAATACCATATTAGGAgggaaaatatttacatcttgTATTAGCTCCTCATCAGTTACAGAAGAGTGTCAAAAAGAAACACGAGTGCTCAATGGTCAAATGCTGAGTGTGGTCGATACTCCAGGTCTGTTTGATACTTTTCAGAATCAACTACAGGTGAAAGAAGAAATCCTCAAATGCATCTCATTTGCTGCTCCTGGTCCTCATGTGTTCCTGGTGGTGATCCAGCCAAACAGattcacagaagaagaacaaaatgcGGTGAAAATCATTCAGGAAATTTTGGGAGAAGGATCAGAGTGTTACAGCATGGTGCTGTTCACTCATGGAGACGATCTGGAGGAGGAAAACCGCTCCATTGACAACCTTATTGAAAACAACGAGACTCTCCATGACATTGTCACTAAGTGTGGAGGAGGATATCACGtcttcaacaacaaaaaaaaagatccatcTCAGGCACAAGAGCTGCTGGATAAAATCAAGAGGATGGTTCAAAACAATAAAGGAATCTGCTACACCAAAGAGATGCTGGAAGAAGGCCAGAGAATTAAAAGAGAGGAACTCCGGATCGTCCTGGTGGGAAAAACTGGAGCTGGGAAAAGTGCAGTAGGAAATACCATATTaggagagaaaatatttacatctgGTATTAACTCCTCATCAGTTACAACAGAGtgtcaaaaagaaacacaagtgCTAAGCAATCAAATGCTGAGTGTGGTCGATACTCCAGGTCTGTTTGATACTTTTCAAAGTCAACAGAAGGTGAAAGTAGAAATCGCTAAATGCGTCTCACTTGCTGCTCCTGGTCCTCATGTTTTCCTGGTGGTGACCCAGCCAAACAGattcacagaagaagaacaaaacacGGTGAAAATCATCCAGGAGATTTTTGGAGAAGAATCAGAGCAGTACAGCATGGTGCTGTTCACTCATGGAGACGACCTGGAGGAGGACAAGGTCTCcatcaaaaaaataatcaatgacAACAAGGCCCTGAAGAATTTCATTGATCAATGCGGTAAAAGATACCATGTGTTCAACAATAAAGCTAAAGATCCAGCTCAGGTCACAGAGCTTAtcaaaaagattaataaaatggtTAAGAAAAATGGAGGAAAGGGAAAATATTACACCAACCAGATGCTGGAAGAAGCAGAGGAAGCCATAAAggaagaaatggaaaaactgcagaAGGAAAATCCAAACATGAGTTTTGATGAAGCAAGAAGAAAGGCTGAGAAAGACAACAGCTTCATCCGTGGAGTTTTGGCCTCTGCTGGAATTGTTGTTGGAACAACAGTTGCTGGGATTATCACTGAAGTTgctgttggagctgctgttggaGCTGCATTAGGTCCTATAGGAATTGCTGTAGGGGCTGGAGTGGGCTTGGTGACTGCAGTTACAGGTGCTGTAGTGAAGAAGAAATTCTGTAAAATTCAGTGAATAATTACGCTATTGAGTCACCTGAAGGTTAGTTCAGgaataaatcacaaaattaaagtATCTCTATCATTTAATCATGATTGTTCATAGACTTTCCAAGGAATCTCCATTTTCAAGGTGATGCATGTTTAATTTAGGATGTCTATATAATCAACACTGCTTACTGTATATGTGATTTCTAGAGCATGTGGATAGAAAACTGGTgagatatatactgtatatataaaactgtttttgtataagaataaagaaaattgaAGATACAGTGATTTAATTTACCACATAAGAAATGAAACCTTAGACCTATAActgaaatctgttttgttgtgttagaagagtaaaaaataaaataaaaaagagagagaaatattaaTGTAATCAATTACTTTGAAGGGGAAGTATGTAACTTTGATAAATATGTCTGATTTAAATGGCATTTGCATAGaattaattgttttctgtttgagttctgaaataagatcaaataaagtcagaaaaaaatgtgtgtctGGTTTAATGTTGATTcgctacatttttaaaaaaaatatctgtttcaCCATTAAACTAATAACTGTCCCATCTGATGGGAAAAGGAGAGAATCCATCAAAATTAAATCCCCAATATGCACAATTCACCTGTTCACACAATTCACTATAGTTACCGTCAAAGATAATTTATTGCACAACTTTACACAACAGTTCTTAGTGGTagatgctgtttattttataaaatggagAGTAATATGGCTGGAGGTTTTTAGAGGGGAAACCAAATGCCGTAGGACAGATAaatttataagtgaaataataagaTTAAAATATCTGAGGAAACCATAAAAGATCCAGACCAACAGGAGCAGCAAAATGGAAGAATCCATCAGTGAGACAAACATGCCAAACAGTTTTAATGCTGTGGAGATGCGAATAATGCATGAAACCAAGTGAACGCAAACAACAGAATGAGGAACAGCTGGAGGAAAATCTGGACAGAAAACGGAGGGAAGGCAGAATAATTATTAGTAATAAATAGAACCAAGAGTCAGAAATAGAAatcaagggaaaaaaacaacattgatcTCAGGAAACTAAACGCACAAAGAATAGAATGTAATAAAGTAAcagatacaaaaaacaaacctttttttttttactagcaaaaataagaaatgggTGAATATGACAcccaaagaacaaaataaaaaggaggtGGTACAGACACAAGCACAAATGAAACCAAACTCAAACAGCCAAAGATCATAGAATGAAGTCTTCTGGAGAATCAATTTAGATGGTTCAGTTCTCATGTTTTTAGTCTCAAAGGAGATTCtaaagttttggttattttcttGGGACAGTAAAAATGCTTCAACAACAGTTGTGTTTAATATTTCGTAAATTCATGGCTACAATAAGCACTCTGGCCCTGGATGGCAGAAAAGAGCACTCCAATCATGATCTAACTCTGATAGAGGATATTCCTTCCTACAGGTTATTCTGGAtctcatttgtgaacaaaggCAACTAGTGTTTCAGTTACATAAAATCTTGTTACagtggtagcactgttgccttgcagcaagaaggtccagggttcgattcccggcccggggtctttctactccgggtactccggcttcctcccacagtccaaaaacatgactcttaggttaactggtctctctaaattctccctaggtgtgtgtgtgtgtgtgcacggttgtgtgtcctgtctgtctctgtgttgccctgcgacagactggcgacctgtccaggtgaccccgcctctcacccggaacgcTAGCTGGAGaaagacaccagcacctcctgatcccactagggacaagggtgttagaaaatggatggatgaaaatctttttatttcattgtatacTTCTTATAGGAACACCCCTATCCCAAATATGGGATGTTTGTTCCTATAAGAAGGGGTGTATCATTGGGGCATTGAGTAGTTCTAGGAAAGTAAACAATCAATCTGCTTAGATCTGCAGCCGAGGACTGTCACTATCCTGTACATCATAGCTTCTACTGGCAGGTGACCACTGGTACTGAGCCAGAGGaagttttcctctccactgtcgccctCTGCTGATCCAGGGGGAGTGATGCTGCAGGACTCGATGCTCTGCTGGAGAGAAACAGCAGGCTGTGACTTCAATACTGACAGGGAATAATGAAGGTGAAAGAAATGATTGGTGGTTTTATGATGGTACTTGATAAAATGTTGTACTGGCTGCTTGTTCATTCTATGTTCTTAATCAAATAGTTTATTGTCTcgtgtttttatcatgtaaaacaCTTTAACCTGCTGTGTTGCTGAGATGTTTGGCACAATAAACTGGAACTGAACCAGCTGAGAGGCTTTAAATGGTcaattaggggaaaaaaattattaataataatactactaataataataaacaaaactgcagctgcatgagaggaaacatgttttctttagaaaaaaaaagagaaaatagaggaaaaactgttaaaatgttacAATACAAACAGTTACCTATCAATCACTTTATAGATCAGCTGTGACCAATCTGATATAAGATCAATAGTCAATCATCAAAGAGACACCAGCAGAGAGTGGTTAGAAAACGCTTTCAGATGATGTCATcatcctccatgtttgtttctgctcgCTGTCCAATCAGACAGCAGGATTTTCCTCTGAACCTTTAATGACAATAACGTCGTTTTAAACCCAAACATGTCGGACATTCCTGGTGTCAGCAGACCGGACGGTCACATGGTCACtgctgaggatgatgatgaaggtgatgaTGGTCAGCGGTGCAGCAGGTCAtacaggcagcagcagcacagagcagcagaacaCGCGGCCAGGTACGACCCGATACCGCCCGGCTGCTGATTGGTCCGAGGATCCATCAGCAGAACtgttgatgacatcatcagtctACCGTTAGTCTGTGGCCAATCAGACTACGGTCTGCAGGTGAGGAGGTTACCTGTGGGCTTCGCCGGATGGGAGGCCTGGTGTTTGTTGCCATAGTAACCAGGTGACATCACCGAGGCCCCCTGCTGTGCAGAGGGTCCTGGTTGGACGATGGTCTGAGGGAAAGTCTGGGAGAGGGGAGGagaggggaggagggggggggggggggttgttggAAATTCAGATGTGAAACTTTAATCTCCTAATTTAACCCAATAATCTGCTTCAATTCTGTTCTGGTCCAGATCCGGATCAGAACTGAACCAGtcagtaatttttattttcgaAGCGACTTTTATGGATAAAACGTCTCAAAGCGCTTCACAGGAAGAGAAAgtgctgaacacacacacacacacacacacacacacacacacacacacacacacacacacacacacacacacacacacacacacacacacacgcacacacgcacacacacacacacacacacacgcctacacaacATATTGTTTCCTTCTGTTGtctttgttgtagtttttataattttattttgtttctaatgttTTAATCTAGTTTTTATGGATGTTCATGTATGAGAGcaacagattattttataatttcctCTGGATTAATAAAGAACCACCCAACTCAGCCTGGCCTGAatggcgccccctgctgttcaGGTTTTTGTTATCATCCTGTTCTGCTGTTTGTAGTATGAATTTTCTGCTGTATGAATTTTTTCTTGGATAATAAACGTTACATTAAATCTTATGAGTATTTctgtaaaatgaaatcagcTGATCTCCTCAGATATTAAAACGTTTTGGGCTTCATGCAGCCGCCAGGCTGGGACTGAGCTGGATTATCTTTAAACTGGactttatagttttattttattttattatgtttggaTTAACTATGATAAAACAGCTGGTTattaactttctgttttcttgttaaaCTCCGTGAtataatgaatacattttctgtagtttattCTGAACTCATTGTCACATCAGCAGCAGGTGAATTCAGTCACATGACGTCTGACAGGAAGCTGCCGCGGTGCATTCTGGGTACCTGATAGGCGGAGCCGGGGAAGGCAGTGGGCGGTGAGTAAAaagctgagagagaaaaaaaacaacacattttataaaaactgaagcaggaaGATCAATGACATTGTCTCATAAAGATGACAGCTAAATAAAGTCAGAGTATTGATGTGATAAATCTAAACTAATTTATCATTTGTTTAGGATGAGAAATTACAATAATTACAGAGGTTGTGGCGTCTATGCAATAAGAAGTAAATAACAATTCactaaagttaaaattttactaaattatttctgGCTTtgtgatgaaaacagaaacagacctggaggaaacatggagggAGACGAATCGTCAGGGAAGAACGGACGATACGGAGGAGGATGATCACtcatgatgatggatggatgatggatggatggatgatggatggatgatggatggatggatggatctatgcagaaagcagaaacatgtttttagcgtcagatgaaatattttatattaaatattttgattaaaatgtctttttttcagatttaatattttaattgaatgaaTCTAATCATTTAAGATAAACGATtagattcattttaaatctgaGACATTATTTCCGTCTCTGTGAATGCCTGAGACGCTCCAGGACATAAATCTGATGTGTCTGCTGCAGATTCATGTGTAATAACCTCATTAACATCGCCATGACGACGGACGTCCCTCCAAAACAGTcagtctgacctctgacctttcgCCAGGCAGTAAGTAAACGTTTGTCCCTGCAGAGACATTTGGACGTGTCTGTGTCCCCCAGCAGACACACAGTGCAGTCAGCTGCCTCCATACCAGCAATCATCTAATTAACaagttgccatggcaaccgccACACGGACACAAACAGCCGCCTGTCCCACACAGGAGCAGCTTGTTCCAGTTAAACCAGTCAGCTGCTGCTGGGAGAGCTGGACCGGCAGCATGTTACCATAGCAACTACCAGAACCAGCCCGAGACCCGACCcgacccatcagaaccacccTGATACCTAACTAGCGTGTTGAACAGCTGCTAGTTACTACAGCAGgtactgatgatgtcatccaggtgatctggctgtgattggtggaCAGGAACCGTCCAtctgtcctgctgctgctccgtCTTCACAAGAGGACAGAGAAACACGCAGCGCTGATGTCTCTCATGTCTCTGATGTCTCTCATGTCTCTGATGTCTCTAccgttttaaatgtttctaatgtCTCTTATATCTAACGTCTCCATGAAGTCTGAATAAAACTGGACTTACCTGAAGAGGAACGGCTCTGCTGTCCTGACCAGATGCTGACCGACTGAGGAGACGGTCAGAGACACGAGGACAGGGTGAGGCCCAAggaccctcctcctcctcctcctcctcctcctcctcctcctcctcctcctcctcctcctcctcctcctcctcctcctctttgtttttcttgtcttagctgctttttcacttttcctcattttttttctcctcttgtgaagaaagtccagtttgtcgTTTGTTTATGGatcataaatctgtttttttaaactctgttgCTGCAGAAATAAGAAGTCAAATCAAACCTTCCTGTTGACTCTACAAAGGAAAACAATCTTCAGGTTCATCCTGGCCTGCAGATAATATCCCATCCATCTGCCTCTTCATAAATATCTCTATAATCTCTCCCATCCAGCAGTCCATTGGTTAAACTCCGTCTCTTCAATTtaaatcagccaatcacctCAGCCTTCCAgagtggagaaaaagaaaacaaacacacataataTAAACATTAACAATTATTAATTGCTAATAAAGTATCAGGCAAACATTTGCTGT from Xiphophorus maculatus strain JP 163 A chromosome 11, X_maculatus-5.0-male, whole genome shotgun sequence carries:
- the LOC102231326 gene encoding GTPase IMAP family member 8-like encodes the protein MSDTTHLLEEMEVTGAAAAGSETQEPVDPVLRMVLLGKTGAGKSATGNTILGKKVFKSLSSSSSLTLKNEKKSGEFEGQTLEVVDTPGFFNTKGEPLKVMAEITKCISLSDPGPHVFLVVIQPTRFTREDEETVKIIRNHFGEKSVCYNMVLFTHGDDLEDEDVSIDNIIENNETLHDIISQCGGGYHVFNNRNKDPSQVRELLDKINRMVHKNGGICYTKEMLEEAQRIKREELRIVLVGKTGAGKSAAGNTILGGKIFTSCISSSSVTEECQKETRVLNGQMLSVVDTPGLFDTFQNQLQVKEEILKCISFAAPGPHVFLVVIQPNRFTEEEQNAVKIIQEILGEGSECYSMVLFTHGDDLEEENRSIDNLIENNETLHDIVTKCGGGYHVFNNKKKDPSQAQELLDKIKRMVQNNKGICYTKEMLEEGQRIKREELRIVLVGKTGAGKSAVGNTILGEKIFTSGINSSSVTTECQKETQVLSNQMLSVVDTPGLFDTFQSQQKVKVEIAKCVSLAAPGPHVFLVVTQPNRFTEEEQNTVKIIQEIFGEESEQYSMVLFTHGDDLEEDKVSIKKIINDNKALKNFIDQCGKRYHVFNNKAKDPAQVTELIKKINKMVKKNGGKGKYYTNQMLEEAEEAIKEEMEKLQKENPNMSFDEARRKAEKDNSFIRGVLASAGIVVGTTVAGIITEVAVGAAVGAALGPIGIAVGAGVGLVTAVTGAVVKKKFCKIQ
- the cystm1 gene encoding cysteine-rich and transmembrane domain-containing protein 1, which codes for MSDHPPPYRPFFPDDSSPSMFPPAFYSPPTAFPGSAYQTFPQTIVQPGPSAQQGASVMSPGYYGNKHQASHPAKPTVLLMDPRTNQQPGGIGSYLAACSAALCCCCLYDLLHR